From a region of the Streptococcus ruminantium genome:
- the dnaA gene encoding chromosomal replication initiator protein DnaA has product MNQEQLFWQRFIELAKISFKPSIYDFYVAGAELLSIHQQIAKIFLNRPFKKDFWEKNFEELMIAASFEIYGEPLTIQYQFTADEKETNSISNGRKQVTQQTAEISDSQEKLKPVHSDIKPQYTFTNFVQGDNNHWAKAAALAVSDNLGELYNPLFIFGGPGLGKTHILNAIGNKVLADNPQARIKYVSSETFINEFLEHLRLNDMENFKKTYRNLDLLLIDDIQSLRSKTSTQEEFFHTFNALHGKNKQIVLTSDRNPDYLDNLEERLVTRFKWGLTSEITPPDFETRVAILRNKCETFPYDFTNETLSYLAGQFDSNVRDLEGALKDINLIATMRNLSEITVEVAAEAIRSRKQTNPQNMVIPIEKIQTEVGNFYGVSLKELKGAKRVQHIVHARQIAMFLAREMTDNSLPKIGKEFGNRDHTTVMHAYNKIKSLLLDDDNLEIEITSIKNKLR; this is encoded by the coding sequence ATGAACCAAGAGCAGTTATTTTGGCAACGCTTTATTGAACTAGCTAAAATAAGTTTTAAACCATCTATTTATGATTTCTATGTTGCAGGTGCAGAATTACTAAGTATTCACCAACAAATAGCAAAAATTTTCTTAAATCGCCCCTTTAAAAAAGATTTCTGGGAAAAAAACTTTGAAGAGCTAATGATCGCTGCTAGTTTTGAAATTTACGGTGAGCCTCTCACCATCCAATACCAGTTTACAGCGGATGAAAAAGAGACAAATAGCATTTCCAATGGAAGAAAGCAGGTAACTCAACAGACTGCTGAAATTTCTGATTCACAAGAAAAACTAAAACCCGTTCATTCTGATATAAAACCTCAATATACCTTTACAAATTTCGTACAAGGTGACAATAACCATTGGGCTAAAGCAGCAGCTTTAGCTGTATCGGATAATCTAGGTGAACTCTATAATCCATTGTTTATTTTTGGGGGACCAGGTCTTGGAAAGACGCATATTCTCAATGCGATTGGTAATAAGGTTTTAGCTGATAATCCTCAGGCTCGAATAAAATATGTTTCCTCAGAAACATTCATCAATGAATTTTTGGAACACCTCCGTCTTAATGACATGGAAAACTTCAAGAAAACCTATCGCAATCTTGATTTGCTTTTAATCGATGATATTCAATCTCTCCGTAGTAAAACTTCTACTCAGGAAGAATTTTTCCATACGTTTAATGCCTTGCATGGGAAAAATAAGCAGATTGTCCTCACCAGTGACCGCAATCCTGACTATTTAGATAATTTAGAAGAACGATTGGTTACACGCTTCAAATGGGGATTGACTAGTGAAATCACTCCTCCAGATTTTGAAACTAGGGTAGCTATTTTACGTAACAAATGTGAGACATTCCCTTATGATTTCACCAATGAGACTTTATCCTATCTAGCAGGACAATTTGATTCAAACGTTCGGGATCTTGAGGGAGCTTTAAAAGATATCAATTTGATTGCCACCATGCGCAACCTGTCCGAGATAACAGTAGAAGTTGCTGCCGAAGCCATCCGTTCCCGAAAACAAACAAATCCACAAAATATGGTTATTCCCATTGAGAAAATTCAAACAGAAGTTGGAAATTTCTATGGAGTTAGCCTAAAAGAATTAAAGGGAGCTAAGCGTGTCCAACATATTGTTCATGCACGACAAATTGCTATGTTTTTAGCACGTGAGATGACAGATAACTCACTGCCAAAAATTGGAAAAGAATTTGGTAATCGTGACCATACAACGGTTATGCATGCTTACAATAAAATAAAATCTTTACTGTTGGATGATGATAATTTAGAGATTGAGATTACCAGTATAAAAAACAAGCTCCGTTAA
- the dnaN gene encoding DNA polymerase III subunit beta, with amino-acid sequence MIQFSINKTAFLQALNITKRAISTKNAIPILSTVRISVTSEGITLTGSNGQISIEHFISTQDENAGLLISSSGSILLEAGFFINVVSSMPDLVIDFNEIEQKQVVLTSGKSEITLKGKEADQYPRLQEVPASKPLILETKVLKQTINETAFAASQQESRPILTGVHFVLTDNKNLKTVATDSHRMSQRKLVLDKPGDDFNVVIPSRSLKEFAAVFTDDIETVEVFFSNNQILFRSEHISFYTRLLEGTYPDTDRLIPTDFKTTAIFDTAKLRHSMERARLLSNATQNGTVKLEIANHVVSAHVNSPEVGRVNEEIDTLEVAGEDLIISFNPTYLIEALKAISSEQVKISFISSVRPFTLVPSGEDEDFIQLVTPVRTN; translated from the coding sequence ATGATTCAATTTTCAATCAACAAAACTGCATTCTTACAGGCGCTTAATATCACAAAACGGGCAATCAGTACTAAAAATGCAATTCCTATTCTTTCAACAGTAAGGATTTCCGTAACGAGTGAGGGAATTACTCTGACTGGTTCAAATGGCCAAATTTCCATTGAACATTTTATCTCAACTCAAGATGAAAATGCTGGTCTATTGATTAGTTCTTCTGGTTCGATTCTTTTAGAAGCTGGTTTCTTTATCAATGTGGTTTCTAGTATGCCTGATTTAGTAATTGATTTTAATGAAATTGAACAAAAACAGGTTGTTTTAACCAGTGGTAAGTCAGAAATTACCTTAAAAGGAAAAGAAGCTGATCAATATCCTCGTTTACAAGAAGTACCAGCTTCAAAGCCTTTGATACTAGAAACCAAAGTACTAAAACAAACTATTAACGAAACCGCTTTTGCTGCTTCCCAACAGGAAAGTCGTCCGATTTTAACCGGTGTTCACTTTGTTTTGACTGATAATAAAAATTTAAAGACAGTTGCGACGGATTCACACCGCATGAGTCAACGTAAATTAGTTTTAGATAAACCTGGTGATGACTTTAATGTCGTTATTCCTAGCCGTTCTTTAAAAGAATTTGCAGCTGTTTTTACAGATGATATTGAAACGGTGGAAGTATTCTTCTCAAACAATCAAATTCTTTTTAGAAGCGAGCATATCAGTTTCTATACACGTTTGTTAGAAGGAACTTACCCAGATACAGATCGCCTGATTCCAACCGATTTTAAAACAACTGCTATCTTTGATACAGCAAAACTTCGTCATTCTATGGAACGTGCTCGTCTACTTTCAAATGCGACACAAAATGGCACTGTTAAATTGGAAATTGCCAATCATGTTGTATCAGCTCATGTAAACTCTCCAGAGGTTGGACGTGTAAATGAGGAAATAGATACTTTGGAAGTTGCGGGCGAAGACTTAATCATTAGTTTTAACCCAACTTATTTGATTGAAGCTTTAAAAGCCATTAGTAGCGAGCAAGTTAAAATCAGCTTTATCTCTTCTGTTCGTCCATTTACTTTGGTTCCAAGCGGTGAAGATGAAGATTTTATACAGTTAGTTACACCAGTGCGTACTAACTAA
- a CDS encoding DUF951 domain-containing protein yields the protein MYQLGSFVEMKKPHACIIKSTGKKANKWKIIRLGADIKICCSNCEHVVMMSRHDFERKMKKVL from the coding sequence ATGTATCAATTAGGATCTTTTGTGGAAATGAAAAAGCCTCATGCCTGCATCATTAAATCGACTGGCAAGAAGGCTAATAAATGGAAAATTATTCGTTTAGGAGCGGATATAAAAATTTGCTGTAGCAATTGCGAACACGTAGTTATGATGAGCCGACATGATTTTGAACGGAAGATGAAAAAAGTTTTGTAA
- a CDS encoding alcohol dehydrogenase: MTTFEKMDNNFVILTNQELTTIKGGSNLFSDIGGFINKTWQTLYNSGRDFGRSIINGIIR; the protein is encoded by the coding sequence ATGACAACATTTGAAAAAATGGATAATAATTTTGTAATCCTAACTAATCAAGAATTGACGACAATCAAAGGTGGATCAAATTTGTTTAGCGATATTGGAGGATTTATTAACAAGACTTGGCAGACTTTATATAATTCTGGTCGTGATTTTGGTCGCAGTATTATCAATGGAATTATACGATAA
- a CDS encoding ABC transporter ATP-binding protein translates to MTDSIIKIENLSKKFNNNDLFDQLHFECSKGKIIGITGVNGSGKSVLFKLIAGLMKPDSGSIKVYGEDIVGNIPSHLGALIEEPGFIPNYTGFENLEFLAAIQHEIGKEEIIQALNQVGLVEDKDKKVKNYSLGMKKKLGIAQSIMEKPKILLLDEPTNALDRQSVSKIHTLLKELSKEKGVTILLASHNEMDIQCLCDEVYIIEDKKCILLE, encoded by the coding sequence ATGACTGATAGTATCATTAAAATTGAAAATCTTAGTAAAAAATTTAATAACAACGATTTATTTGATCAGTTACATTTTGAATGTTCAAAAGGGAAAATAATAGGTATAACGGGTGTAAATGGTTCTGGAAAAAGTGTTCTGTTTAAACTGATTGCAGGTCTTATGAAACCTGATTCAGGAAGCATTAAAGTATATGGGGAGGATATAGTTGGTAACATTCCTTCTCATCTAGGTGCCTTGATTGAAGAACCGGGGTTTATTCCGAATTACACTGGTTTTGAAAATTTGGAATTTTTAGCAGCAATTCAACATGAAATAGGAAAAGAGGAAATTATTCAAGCTTTAAATCAGGTTGGTTTAGTTGAAGATAAGGACAAAAAAGTAAAAAACTACTCTCTCGGCATGAAGAAGAAACTAGGCATTGCTCAATCTATTATGGAAAAGCCAAAGATTCTCTTATTAGATGAGCCGACAAATGCATTGGACAGACAAAGTGTTTCCAAAATACACACATTATTAAAGGAATTATCAAAAGAAAAAGGTGTTACCATTTTATTAGCAAGTCATAATGAGATGGATATTCAGTGCTTATGTGATGAGGTATATATCATTGAAGATAAAAAATGTATTTTACTTGAATAG